A genomic segment from Triticum dicoccoides isolate Atlit2015 ecotype Zavitan chromosome 1A, WEW_v2.0, whole genome shotgun sequence encodes:
- the LOC119267104 gene encoding zinc finger CCCH domain-containing protein 4-like isoform X2: protein MAEGEEEAPRPQPRPTLALEAFRDRIVQAVKENRVTMIVGGTGCGKSSMIPQFLLEENMEPIMCTQPRRFAVVAIAQRVAHSRKSMLGQEVGYHIGHPNMKNLTSTRSKIVFKTAGVMLEQIRQHGIDALQYKVIILDEIHERSVESDLVLAIIKQFMMEKSDFKLVLMSATVDSTRYVEYFKDIGKVELITIPSIPCTNMFQRKVHYLDQIDNMLKMDSESFSTKYCAGEDFKTDAILNPDVYHLIHTLLLHIHQSEPDTERSILVFLPTYHALEQQWARLSGCSTFKVHILHRSIDTDEALETMKASESCRKVILATNMAESSVTIPGVAYVIDSCRSLQVYWDRTRKIDSTKLVWISKSQAEQRKGRTGRTCDGQIFRLVTEPFYNAFPDHESPAISMLSLRDQALMICCADSIAMNDDPTVLLQKILNPPESSVIKDALDTLVQIDAFQPAFPGGYHPRFYGYLLDSLPLSFHASVLTLKFGEMGYLHEGILIGIMLDIQPLPVLQPFGDQALRKKIRDDYFDERTFQKIGKKEATLIANLRAYQFWQRMFKDKFRLEYLTNVSKNQESNACEILKVEQEWCRLHNLVLKALNNISKIYDDIMSTLHRFRPQFLLEINPPKYLQTSEFHHECRDTELPEPDHMTSLPLETDNSHLDSQRCAAIPYISATDFGATDIVNTLMKVTEKMKIELAETCGCRNGDSCPFAHNLGSLSSSSVTSKMNPEDPPWPQADISWRKLVTGGENGHILVVNDRTLKFSSQLHNMVDITPDLHLAERNLVANNLRIVQNVADPSHLTIGDEHELPVPWTRLKRIILVDDYDSGETLNHQVLQKFFENIAIKILSGPLSSVQIILIMSNTKFVKIQVEKLARECFFILGESFLLNVAPLKWSPIMGIRQLDGQVAGRVAYVFNMHPPSGAGIRRGDFATQQSAKSSAES from the exons ATggcggagggggaagaggaggcgcCGCGGCCGCAGCCGCGGCCGACGCTCGCCCTGGAGGCTTTCCGCGACAGGATCGTCCAGGCGGTGAAGGAGAACCGCGTCACGATGATCGTGGGGGGCACCGGATGCG GAAAGAGCTCCATGATCCCCCAATTTCTTCTAGAAGAAAATATGGAGCCCATTATGTGCACACAGCCTCGGAGGTTTGCAGTGGTAGCCATTGCTCAAAGGGTGGCTCATTCTCGCAAGTCGATGCTAGGACAAGAAGTTGGATATCATATAGGCCACCCAAATATGAAGAATCTTACCTCAACAAG GTCAAAAATTGTTTTCAAAACAGCTGGTGTTATGCTAGAGCAAATTCGTCAACACGGCATTGATGCATTGCAATATAAGGTTATCATTCTTGATGAAATTCATGAAAGGTCTGTGGAATCTGATCTTGTCCTTGCTATTATCAAGCAGTTTATGATGGAAAAGAGTGACTTCAA ACTGGTTTTGATGTCTGCCACTGTTGATAGCACGCGGTACGTTGAGTACTTTAAAGATATTGGAAAGGTTGAATTGATTACCATCCCGAGCATCCCATGCACTAACATGTTCCAGAGAAAAGTCCATTATCTTGATCAG ATCGATAACATGCTGAAGATGGATTCTGAATCATTCTCGACAAAGTATTGTGCTGGAGAAGATTTTAAAACAGATGCTATTCTTAATCCTGACGTGTATCATCTTATCCACACGTTATTGTTGCACATACACCAAAGTGAACCAGATACTGAAAGGAGTATTTTGGTTTTTCTTCCTACATACCATGCATTGGAGCAGCAGTGGGCTCGGTTGTCTGGTTGTTCAACTTTCAAAGTACATATTCTTCATCGCAGCATTGACACAGATGAAGCTTTGGAAACTATGAAGGCCTCAGAGTCTTGCCGAAAG GTTATACTGGCGACAAACATGGCCGAATCGTCTGTCACTATTCCAGGAGTTGCTTATGTTATTGATTCATGTAGATCATTGCAAGTCTATTGGGACCGAACCAGGAAAATCGACTCAACTAAGCTTGTATGGATTTCCAAGTCCCAG GCTGAGCAGCGGAAAGGAAGGACAGGCCGAACCTGTGATGGACAGATTTTTCGCTTGGTAACAGAGCCATTTTACAACGCTTTTCCTGATCATGAAAGCCCTGCCATTTCAATGTTATCCTTGAGAGACCAAGCACTCATGATATGTTGTGCAGATTCCATAGCTATGAATGACGACCCCACTG TGCTGCTGCAAAAAATTCTCAATCCACCGGAATCCAGTGTTATTAAAGATGCACTAGATACTCTTGTTCAAATTGATGCATTTCAGCCAGCATTCCCTGGAGGGTATCATCCCAGATTTTATGGCTATTTGCTCGATAGTTTGCCGTTATCATTTCATGCTTCTGTTCTTACCCTGAAATTTGGTGAGATGGGGTATCTCCATGAAGGAATCCTGATAGGCATTATGTTGGACATTCAACCACTTCCTGTACTGCAACCTTTTGGTGATCAAGCATTG CGCAAGAAGATTAgagatgattattttgatgaacgTACCTTCCAAAAAATTGGCAAGAAGGAAGCTACACTCATCGCAAATCTCCGGGCATATCAGTTTTGGCAGCGTATGTTTAAG GATAAGTTTCGTCTGGAGTACCTGACAAATGTCTCCAAGAACCAAGAATCAAATGCATGTGAGATCTTGAAAGTTGAACAAGAATGGTGTAGATTACACAATCTCGTGCTTAAAGCACTTAACAACATCTCCAAAATTT ATGATGATATTATGAGCACACTGCACCGGTTTAGGCCTCAATTTCTTCTGGAAATCAATCCTCCAAAGTACCTTCAGACCTCTGAATTCCACCATGAATGTCGTGATACTGAATTGCCGGAGCCAGATCATATGACTTCACTCCCGTTGGAAACTGACAATTCTCACTTAGATTCACAGAGGTGTGCTGCAATCCCTTATATTTCTGCAACTGATTTTGGAGCCACTGACATTGTTAATACCCTCATGAAGGTTACTGAAAAG ATGAAGATAGAACTTGCAGAGACGTGT GGTTGTAGAAATGGCGACTCTTGTCCATTTGCACACAATCTTGGCTCTTTGAGCTCTTCATCTGTTACTTCTAAAATGAATCCAGAAGATCCACCATGGCCGCAGGCTGACATAAGTTGGAGGAAGTTAGTGACTGGAGGTGAAAATGGTCACATTCTTGTCGTGAATGACAGAACTCTGaagttttcctctcaacttcataacATGGTTGACATTACACCTGATCTGCATTTGGCTGAGCGTAATTTAGTTGCAAACAATCTCAGAATAGTCCAGAATGTCGCTGATCCTTCTCATCTAACTattggagatgaacatgaactaCCAGTTCCTTGGACGAGACTAAAGCGAATTATTTTGGTAGATGATTATGATTCTGGTGAAACACTCAACCACCAAGTCTTGCAGAAGTTCTTTGAGAATATTGCCATCAAGATATTGTCAGGACCATTATCTAGTGTGCAGATCATCTTGATCATGAGTAACACAAAGTTTGTTAAGATACAG GTGGAAAAGTTGGCAAGGGAGTGTTTCTTCATTCTTGGTGAATCATTCCTGTTAAATGTAGCGCCTCTTAAGTGGTCACCGATCATGGGCATCCGTCAACTAGATGGGCAGGTAGCAGGACGAGTTGCTTACGTTTTCAACATGCATCCTCCTTCGGGGGCGGGCATTCGGCGGGGCGATTTTGCAACACAACAGAGCGCCAAGTCCTCTGCAGAAAGCTAG
- the LOC119267104 gene encoding zinc finger CCCH domain-containing protein 4-like isoform X1, whose product MAEGEEEAPRPQPRPTLALEAFRDRIVQAVKENRVTMIVGGTGCGKSSMIPQFLLEENMEPIMCTQPRRFAVVAIAQRVAHSRKSMLGQEVGYHIGHPNMKNLTSTRSKIVFKTAGVMLEQIRQHGIDALQYKVIILDEIHERSVESDLVLAIIKQFMMEKSDFKLVLMSATVDSTRYVEYFKDIGKVELITIPSIPCTNMFQRKVHYLDQIDNMLKMDSESFSTKYCAGEDFKTDAILNPDVYHLIHTLLLHIHQSEPDTERSILVFLPTYHALEQQWARLSGCSTFKVHILHRSIDTDEALETMKASESCRKVILATNMAESSVTIPGVAYVIDSCRSLQVYWDRTRKIDSTKLVWISKSQAEQRKGRTGRTCDGQIFRLVTEPFYNAFPDHESPAISMLSLRDQALMICCADSIAMNDDPTVLLQKILNPPESSVIKDALDTLVQIDAFQPAFPGGYHPRFYGYLLDSLPLSFHASVLTLKFGEMGYLHEGILIGIMLDIQPLPVLQPFGDQALRKKIRDDYFDERTFQKIGKKEATLIANLRAYQFWQRMFKDKFRLEYLTNVSKNQESNACEILKVEQEWCRLHNLVLKALNNISKIYDDIMSTLHRFRPQFLLEINPPKYLQTSEFHHECRDTELPEPDHMTSLPLETDNSHLDSQRCAAIPYISATDFGATDIVNTLMKVTEKMKIELAETCVDYHDGSSETYRGLLNNLSNASKRACKFFLTLKVLFRATALIRTWSLLTATEARERLVTGSVRWETVARDIFNRFGWRSCNRIGV is encoded by the exons ATggcggagggggaagaggaggcgcCGCGGCCGCAGCCGCGGCCGACGCTCGCCCTGGAGGCTTTCCGCGACAGGATCGTCCAGGCGGTGAAGGAGAACCGCGTCACGATGATCGTGGGGGGCACCGGATGCG GAAAGAGCTCCATGATCCCCCAATTTCTTCTAGAAGAAAATATGGAGCCCATTATGTGCACACAGCCTCGGAGGTTTGCAGTGGTAGCCATTGCTCAAAGGGTGGCTCATTCTCGCAAGTCGATGCTAGGACAAGAAGTTGGATATCATATAGGCCACCCAAATATGAAGAATCTTACCTCAACAAG GTCAAAAATTGTTTTCAAAACAGCTGGTGTTATGCTAGAGCAAATTCGTCAACACGGCATTGATGCATTGCAATATAAGGTTATCATTCTTGATGAAATTCATGAAAGGTCTGTGGAATCTGATCTTGTCCTTGCTATTATCAAGCAGTTTATGATGGAAAAGAGTGACTTCAA ACTGGTTTTGATGTCTGCCACTGTTGATAGCACGCGGTACGTTGAGTACTTTAAAGATATTGGAAAGGTTGAATTGATTACCATCCCGAGCATCCCATGCACTAACATGTTCCAGAGAAAAGTCCATTATCTTGATCAG ATCGATAACATGCTGAAGATGGATTCTGAATCATTCTCGACAAAGTATTGTGCTGGAGAAGATTTTAAAACAGATGCTATTCTTAATCCTGACGTGTATCATCTTATCCACACGTTATTGTTGCACATACACCAAAGTGAACCAGATACTGAAAGGAGTATTTTGGTTTTTCTTCCTACATACCATGCATTGGAGCAGCAGTGGGCTCGGTTGTCTGGTTGTTCAACTTTCAAAGTACATATTCTTCATCGCAGCATTGACACAGATGAAGCTTTGGAAACTATGAAGGCCTCAGAGTCTTGCCGAAAG GTTATACTGGCGACAAACATGGCCGAATCGTCTGTCACTATTCCAGGAGTTGCTTATGTTATTGATTCATGTAGATCATTGCAAGTCTATTGGGACCGAACCAGGAAAATCGACTCAACTAAGCTTGTATGGATTTCCAAGTCCCAG GCTGAGCAGCGGAAAGGAAGGACAGGCCGAACCTGTGATGGACAGATTTTTCGCTTGGTAACAGAGCCATTTTACAACGCTTTTCCTGATCATGAAAGCCCTGCCATTTCAATGTTATCCTTGAGAGACCAAGCACTCATGATATGTTGTGCAGATTCCATAGCTATGAATGACGACCCCACTG TGCTGCTGCAAAAAATTCTCAATCCACCGGAATCCAGTGTTATTAAAGATGCACTAGATACTCTTGTTCAAATTGATGCATTTCAGCCAGCATTCCCTGGAGGGTATCATCCCAGATTTTATGGCTATTTGCTCGATAGTTTGCCGTTATCATTTCATGCTTCTGTTCTTACCCTGAAATTTGGTGAGATGGGGTATCTCCATGAAGGAATCCTGATAGGCATTATGTTGGACATTCAACCACTTCCTGTACTGCAACCTTTTGGTGATCAAGCATTG CGCAAGAAGATTAgagatgattattttgatgaacgTACCTTCCAAAAAATTGGCAAGAAGGAAGCTACACTCATCGCAAATCTCCGGGCATATCAGTTTTGGCAGCGTATGTTTAAG GATAAGTTTCGTCTGGAGTACCTGACAAATGTCTCCAAGAACCAAGAATCAAATGCATGTGAGATCTTGAAAGTTGAACAAGAATGGTGTAGATTACACAATCTCGTGCTTAAAGCACTTAACAACATCTCCAAAATTT ATGATGATATTATGAGCACACTGCACCGGTTTAGGCCTCAATTTCTTCTGGAAATCAATCCTCCAAAGTACCTTCAGACCTCTGAATTCCACCATGAATGTCGTGATACTGAATTGCCGGAGCCAGATCATATGACTTCACTCCCGTTGGAAACTGACAATTCTCACTTAGATTCACAGAGGTGTGCTGCAATCCCTTATATTTCTGCAACTGATTTTGGAGCCACTGACATTGTTAATACCCTCATGAAGGTTACTGAAAAG ATGAAGATAGAACTTGCAGAGACGTGTGTGGACTACCATGATGGATCTAGTGAAACATACAGAGGACTTCTTAACAATTTATCCAATGCCTCGAAACGAGCATGCAAGTTCTTCCTCACATTAAAG gtgttATTCCGGGCTACGGCGCTGATCCGTACTTGGTCCTTACTCActgcgacggaggccagggagcgtttggttactggatctgtccggtgggagacggtagcgcgggatatcttcaaccggtttggatggcgatcatgtaataggataggagtTTAG